In Bradysia coprophila strain Holo2 chromosome X unlocalized genomic scaffold, BU_Bcop_v1 contig_38, whole genome shotgun sequence, the following proteins share a genomic window:
- the LOC119069631 gene encoding collagen alpha-2(I) chain-like isoform X1: MFQAIIWTLLIFIDIGESAAVLKNCDDFSYYDYNYDICRLTEGRGEAIHLDNEVVCADGFIGQRQYAGSEKLYYLCTRDGVYIGLCPGDEIYNNETKQCEQVFKTKKHYVDHQNIYNLPPCTRDGRWAITQDVTRFYTCTKNGNEYDQRIYQCVQGKQYCPVLRDCTSHPVKNVHKIIKSEEKTKKPKSPYPPCPKPGIFRTPDDCTAYMHCKYDPSSGLYIQHQFVCPDGMAFDTKSKNCVPKNKVDCRKITIQECVKLYEETLPTNPTNSDTTTSSPSGEISTSSPGGEVSTSRPDGELSTSSPGGEISTSSPGGEISTSSSSGEVSTSSPDGEVSTSGPDGEISTSIPNGEVSTSEPGGEVSTSIPNGEVSTSGTDGEISTSGPDSEVSTSIPNGEVSTSEPGGEVSTSGPDGEISTSIPNGEVSTSEPGGEVSTSIPNGEVSTSGPDGEVSTSGPDGEVSTSIPNGEVSTSEPGGEVSTSGPDGEVSTSIPNGEVSTSEPGGEISTSIPNGEVSTSGPDGEVSTSGPDGEVSTSIPDGEVSTSGPDGEISTSIPNGEVSTSEPGGEVSTSEPGGEVSTSGPDGEVSTSIPNGEVSTSGPDGEISTSTPDGEVSTSGPDGEISTSIPNGEVSTSGPDGEISTSIPNGEVSTSGPDGEISTSTPDGEVSTSGPDGEVSTSEPGGEVSTSGPDGEVSTSGPDGEVSTSIPNEEVSTSGPGGEVSTSGPGGEVSTSEPGGEVSTSEPGGEVSTSIPDGEVSTSIPDGEVSTSGPDGEVSTSGPDGEVSTSGPDGEVSTSGPDGEVSTSIPNEEVSTSGPGGEVSTSGPGGEVSTSGSDGEISTSIPNGEVSTSGPDGEVSTSGPGGEVSTSGPGGEVSTSGPDGEISTSIPNGEVSTSGPDGEISTSTPDGEISTSIPNGEVSTSGPDGEVSTSIPNGEVSTSEPGGEVSTSGPGGEVSTSGPGGEVSTSGPDGEVSTSIPDSEVSTSGPDSEISTSIPNGEVSTSGPDGEISTSTPDGEISPTTDAPTTEPDLVNSETENHLCIVSPGKTSKCCSLCPMSGDTIVINISKPCKLIMNIESESPSGCDCSKCPQTTQRTETSDNDLTTADPKTTAVPTSKNDQTATSSLASTNSPPTTSAPSTTAGSTTEDEGELNISQQVSNTDSEEDEDEGELKISQQF; encoded by the exons atGTTCCAGGCTATCATCTGGAcattgcttatttttatcGACATAGGTGAATCGGCAGCGGTATTGAAG AATTGTGATGATTTTTCGTACTATGATTACAATTACGACATATGCCGACTGACTGAAGGTCGTGGCGAAGcaattcatttggataat GAGGTCGTATGTGCTGATGGATTTATTGGTCAGCGGCAATACGCCGGTTCCGAAAAACTTTATTATCTATGTACCAGAGACGGAGTTTATATTGGTCTATGTCCCGGAGACGAG atTTATAACAACGAAACGAAACAATGCGAGCAAGTGTTTAAAACAAAGAAGCACTACGTCgatcatcaaaatatttacaatctGCCACCGTGTACGCGCGACGGTCGATGGGCTATCACACAAGATGTCACTCGTTTCTACACTTGTACGAAAAATGGTAATGAATACGACCAACGCATATATCAGTGTGTACAGGGAAAGCAGTATTGTCCGGTTTTAAGAGATTGTACCAGTCACCCTGTGAAAAACGTTCACAAG ATAATTAAGTCAGAGGAAAAGACCAAAAAACCTAAAAGCCCATATCCACCGTGTCCAAAACCTGGCATTTTTAG AACACCTGATGATTGCACGGCATACATGCATTGTAAGTACGACCCGTCTTCAGGACTCTACATACAGCATCAATTTGT GTGCCCAGACGGAATGgctttcgatacaaaatcaAAGAACTGCGTACCGAAAAATAAGGTTGACTGCCGCAAAATCACAATACAAGAATGTGTCAAGCTTTATGAAGAAACTCTTCCAACTAATCCAACAAACAGTGATACAACGACTTCCAGTCCAAGTGGAGAAATATCGACTTCCAGTCCAGGTGGTGAGGTATCAACATCCAGACCAGATGGAGAACTTTCGACTTCCAGTCCAGGTGGTGAAATATCGACTTCCAGTCCAGGTGGTGAAATATCGACTTCCAGTTCAAGTGGTGAAGTATCGACTTCCAGTCCAG ACGGTGAAGTATCGACATCTGGTCCAGACGGTGAAATATCGACTTCGATTCCAAATGGAGAAGTATCGACATCTGAACCAGGCGGTGAAGTATCGACTTCGATTCCAAATGGAGAAGTATCGACATCTGGTACAGACGGTGAAATATCGACATCTGGTCCAGACAGTGAAGTATCGACTTCGATTCCAAACGGAGAAGTATCGACATCTGAACCAGGCGGTGAAGTATCGACATCTGGTCCAGACGGTGAAATATCGACTTCGATTCCAAATGGAGAAGTATCGACATCTGAACCAGGCGGTGAAGTATCGACTTCGATTCCAAATGGAGAAGTATCGACATCTGGTCCAGACGGTGAAGTATCGACATCTGGTCCAGACGGTGAAGTATCGACTTCAATTCCAAATGGAGAAGTATCGACATCTGAACCAGGCGGTGAAGTATCGACATCTGGTCCAGACGGTGAAGTATCGACTTCAATTCCAAATGGAGAAGTATCGACATCTGAACCAGGCGGTGAAATATCGACTTCGATTCCAAATGGAGAAGTATCGACATCTGGTCCAGACGGTGAAGTATCGAC ATCTGGTCCAGACGGTGAAGTATCGACTTCGATTCCAGATGGTGAAGTATCGACATCTGGTCCAGACGGTGAAATATCGACCTCGATTCCAAATGGAGAAGTATCGACATCTGAACCAGGCGGTGAAGTATCGACATCTGAACCAGGCGGTGAAGTATCGACATCTGGTCCAGACGGTGAAGTATCGACTTCTATTCCAAATGGAGAAGTATCGACATCTGGTCCAGACGGTGAAATATCGACTTCGACTCCAGACGGTGAAGTATCGACATCTGGTCCAGACGGTGAAATATCGACTTCGATTCCAAATGGAGAAGTATCGACATCTGGTCCAGACGGTGAAATATCGACTTCTATTCCAAATGGAGAAGTATCGACATCTGGTCCAGACGGTGAAATATCGACTTCGACTCCAGACGGTGAAGTATCGACATCTGGTCCAGACGGTGAAGTATCGACATCTGAACCAGGCGGTGAAGTATCGACATCTGGTCCAGACGGTGAAGTATCGACATCTGGTCCAGACGGTGAAGTATCGACTTCGATTCCAAATGAAGAAGTATCGACATCTGGTCCAGGCGGTGAAGTATCGACATCTGGTCCAGGCGGTGAAGTATCGACATCTGAACCAGGCGGTGAAGTATCGACATCTGAACCAGGCGGTGAAGTATCGACTTCGATTCCAGACGGTGAAGTATCGACTTCGATTCCAGACGGTGAAGTATCGAC ATCTGGTCCAGACGGTGAAGTATCGACATCTGGTCCAGACGGTGAAGTATCGACATCTGGTCCAGACGGTGAAGTATCGACATCTGGTCCAGACGGTGAAGTGTCGACTTCGATTCCAAATGAAGAAGTATCGACATCTGGTCCAGGCGGTGAAGTATCGACATCTGGTCCAGGCGGTGAAGTATCGACATCTGGTTCAGACGGTGAAATATCGACTTCTATTCCAAATGGAGAAGTATCGACATCTGGTCCAGACGGTGAAGTATCGACATCTGGTCCAGGCGGTGAAGTATCGACATCTGGTCCAGGCGGTGAAGTATCGACATCTGGTCCAGACGGTGAAATATCGACTTCTATTCCAAATGGAGAAGTATCGACATCTGGTCCAGACGGTGAAATATCGACTTCGACTCCAGACGGTGAAATATCGACTTCGATTCCAAATGGAGAAGTATCGACATCTGGTCCAGATGGTGAAGTATCGACTTCGATTCCAAATGGAGAAGTATCGACATCTGAACCAGGCGGTGAAGTATCGACATCTGGTCCAGGCGGTGAAGTATCGACATCTGGTCCAGGCGGTGAAGTATCGACATCTGGTCCAGACGGTGAAGTGTCGACTTCGATTCCAGACAGTGAAGTATCGACATCTGGTCCAGACAGTGAAATATCGACTTCGATTCCAAATGGAGAAGTATCGACATCTGGTCCAGACGGTGAAATATCGACTTCGACTCCAGACGGTGAAAT CAGCCCAACGACTGATGCCCCAACCACAGAACCAGATCTAG TGAACTCAGAAACTGAAAATCATTTGTGCATCGTATCGCCTGGTAAAACATCGAAATGTTGTTCGTTATGTCCTATGTCAGGTGACACTATAGTGATAAATATTAGCAAACCCTGTAAGCTTATTATGAATATTGAATCAGAATCACCAAGCGGTTGTGACTGTAGTAAATGTCCACAAACTACACAAAGGACTGAAACTAGCG ACAATGATCTTACAACCGCTGATCCAAAAACTACGGCTGTTCCTACATCAAAAAATGATCAAACAGCGACAAGTTCGTTAGCTAGCACTAATTCTCCTCCAACAACATCTGCTCCATCAACAACTGCTGGTTCAACAACTGAAGATGAAGGAGAGCTGAATATATCACAGCAGGTTAGCAACACAGACTCGGAAGAAGATGAAGACGAGGGAGAGCTGAAAATATCGCAACAGTTTTAG
- the LOC119069631 gene encoding collagen alpha-2(I) chain-like isoform X2 produces MFQAIIWTLLIFIDIGESAAVLKNCDDFSYYDYNYDICRLTEGRGEAIHLDNVIKEVVCADGFIGQRQYAGSEKLYYLCTRDGVYIGLCPGDEIYNNETKQCEQVFKTKKHYVDHQNIYNLPPCTRDGRWAITQDVTRFYTCTKNGNEYDQRIYQCVQGKQYCPVLRDCTSHPVKNVHKIIKSEEKTKKPKSPYPPCPKPGIFRTPDDCTAYMHCKYDPSSGLYIQHQFVCPDGMAFDTKSKNCVPKNKVDCRKITIQECVKLYEETLPTNPTNSDTTTSSPSGEISTSSPGGEVSTSRPDGELSTSSPGGEISTSSPGGEISTSSSSGEVSTSSPDGEVSTSGPDGEISTSIPNGEVSTSEPGGEVSTSIPNGEVSTSGTDGEISTSGPDSEVSTSIPNGEVSTSEPGGEVSTSGPDGEISTSIPNGEVSTSEPGGEVSTSIPNGEVSTSGPDGEVSTSGPDGEVSTSIPNGEVSTSEPGGEVSTSGPDGEVSTSIPNGEVSTSEPGGEISTSIPNGEVSTSGPDGEVSTSGPDGEVSTSIPDGEVSTSGPDGEISTSIPNGEVSTSEPGGEVSTSEPGGEVSTSGPDGEVSTSIPNGEVSTSGPDGEISTSTPDGEVSTSGPDGEISTSIPNGEVSTSGPDGEISTSIPNGEVSTSGPDGEISTSTPDGEVSTSGPDGEVSTSEPGGEVSTSGPDGEVSTSGPDGEVSTSIPNEEVSTSGPGGEVSTSGPGGEVSTSEPGGEVSTSEPGGEVSTSIPDGEVSTSIPDGEVSTSGPDGEVSTSGPDGEVSTSGPDGEVSTSGPDGEVSTSIPNEEVSTSGPGGEVSTSGPGGEVSTSGSDGEISTSIPNGEVSTSGPDGEVSTSGPGGEVSTSGPGGEVSTSGPDGEISTSIPNGEVSTSGPDGEISTSTPDGEISTSIPNGEVSTSGPDGEVSTSIPNGEVSTSEPGGEVSTSGPGGEVSTSGPGGEVSTSGPDGEVSTSIPDSEVSTSGPDSEISTSIPNGEVSTSGPDGEISTSTPDGEISPTTDAPTTEPDLVNSETENHLCIVSPGKTSKCCSLCPMSESPSGCDCSKCPQTTQRTETSDNDLTTADPKTTAVPTSKNDQTATSSLASTNSPPTTSAPSTTAGSTTEDEGELNISQQVSNTDSEEDEDEGELKISQQF; encoded by the exons atGTTCCAGGCTATCATCTGGAcattgcttatttttatcGACATAGGTGAATCGGCAGCGGTATTGAAG AATTGTGATGATTTTTCGTACTATGATTACAATTACGACATATGCCGACTGACTGAAGGTCGTGGCGAAGcaattcatttggataatgtaattaaa GAGGTCGTATGTGCTGATGGATTTATTGGTCAGCGGCAATACGCCGGTTCCGAAAAACTTTATTATCTATGTACCAGAGACGGAGTTTATATTGGTCTATGTCCCGGAGACGAG atTTATAACAACGAAACGAAACAATGCGAGCAAGTGTTTAAAACAAAGAAGCACTACGTCgatcatcaaaatatttacaatctGCCACCGTGTACGCGCGACGGTCGATGGGCTATCACACAAGATGTCACTCGTTTCTACACTTGTACGAAAAATGGTAATGAATACGACCAACGCATATATCAGTGTGTACAGGGAAAGCAGTATTGTCCGGTTTTAAGAGATTGTACCAGTCACCCTGTGAAAAACGTTCACAAG ATAATTAAGTCAGAGGAAAAGACCAAAAAACCTAAAAGCCCATATCCACCGTGTCCAAAACCTGGCATTTTTAG AACACCTGATGATTGCACGGCATACATGCATTGTAAGTACGACCCGTCTTCAGGACTCTACATACAGCATCAATTTGT GTGCCCAGACGGAATGgctttcgatacaaaatcaAAGAACTGCGTACCGAAAAATAAGGTTGACTGCCGCAAAATCACAATACAAGAATGTGTCAAGCTTTATGAAGAAACTCTTCCAACTAATCCAACAAACAGTGATACAACGACTTCCAGTCCAAGTGGAGAAATATCGACTTCCAGTCCAGGTGGTGAGGTATCAACATCCAGACCAGATGGAGAACTTTCGACTTCCAGTCCAGGTGGTGAAATATCGACTTCCAGTCCAGGTGGTGAAATATCGACTTCCAGTTCAAGTGGTGAAGTATCGACTTCCAGTCCAG ACGGTGAAGTATCGACATCTGGTCCAGACGGTGAAATATCGACTTCGATTCCAAATGGAGAAGTATCGACATCTGAACCAGGCGGTGAAGTATCGACTTCGATTCCAAATGGAGAAGTATCGACATCTGGTACAGACGGTGAAATATCGACATCTGGTCCAGACAGTGAAGTATCGACTTCGATTCCAAACGGAGAAGTATCGACATCTGAACCAGGCGGTGAAGTATCGACATCTGGTCCAGACGGTGAAATATCGACTTCGATTCCAAATGGAGAAGTATCGACATCTGAACCAGGCGGTGAAGTATCGACTTCGATTCCAAATGGAGAAGTATCGACATCTGGTCCAGACGGTGAAGTATCGACATCTGGTCCAGACGGTGAAGTATCGACTTCAATTCCAAATGGAGAAGTATCGACATCTGAACCAGGCGGTGAAGTATCGACATCTGGTCCAGACGGTGAAGTATCGACTTCAATTCCAAATGGAGAAGTATCGACATCTGAACCAGGCGGTGAAATATCGACTTCGATTCCAAATGGAGAAGTATCGACATCTGGTCCAGACGGTGAAGTATCGAC ATCTGGTCCAGACGGTGAAGTATCGACTTCGATTCCAGATGGTGAAGTATCGACATCTGGTCCAGACGGTGAAATATCGACCTCGATTCCAAATGGAGAAGTATCGACATCTGAACCAGGCGGTGAAGTATCGACATCTGAACCAGGCGGTGAAGTATCGACATCTGGTCCAGACGGTGAAGTATCGACTTCTATTCCAAATGGAGAAGTATCGACATCTGGTCCAGACGGTGAAATATCGACTTCGACTCCAGACGGTGAAGTATCGACATCTGGTCCAGACGGTGAAATATCGACTTCGATTCCAAATGGAGAAGTATCGACATCTGGTCCAGACGGTGAAATATCGACTTCTATTCCAAATGGAGAAGTATCGACATCTGGTCCAGACGGTGAAATATCGACTTCGACTCCAGACGGTGAAGTATCGACATCTGGTCCAGACGGTGAAGTATCGACATCTGAACCAGGCGGTGAAGTATCGACATCTGGTCCAGACGGTGAAGTATCGACATCTGGTCCAGACGGTGAAGTATCGACTTCGATTCCAAATGAAGAAGTATCGACATCTGGTCCAGGCGGTGAAGTATCGACATCTGGTCCAGGCGGTGAAGTATCGACATCTGAACCAGGCGGTGAAGTATCGACATCTGAACCAGGCGGTGAAGTATCGACTTCGATTCCAGACGGTGAAGTATCGACTTCGATTCCAGACGGTGAAGTATCGAC ATCTGGTCCAGACGGTGAAGTATCGACATCTGGTCCAGACGGTGAAGTATCGACATCTGGTCCAGACGGTGAAGTATCGACATCTGGTCCAGACGGTGAAGTGTCGACTTCGATTCCAAATGAAGAAGTATCGACATCTGGTCCAGGCGGTGAAGTATCGACATCTGGTCCAGGCGGTGAAGTATCGACATCTGGTTCAGACGGTGAAATATCGACTTCTATTCCAAATGGAGAAGTATCGACATCTGGTCCAGACGGTGAAGTATCGACATCTGGTCCAGGCGGTGAAGTATCGACATCTGGTCCAGGCGGTGAAGTATCGACATCTGGTCCAGACGGTGAAATATCGACTTCTATTCCAAATGGAGAAGTATCGACATCTGGTCCAGACGGTGAAATATCGACTTCGACTCCAGACGGTGAAATATCGACTTCGATTCCAAATGGAGAAGTATCGACATCTGGTCCAGATGGTGAAGTATCGACTTCGATTCCAAATGGAGAAGTATCGACATCTGAACCAGGCGGTGAAGTATCGACATCTGGTCCAGGCGGTGAAGTATCGACATCTGGTCCAGGCGGTGAAGTATCGACATCTGGTCCAGACGGTGAAGTGTCGACTTCGATTCCAGACAGTGAAGTATCGACATCTGGTCCAGACAGTGAAATATCGACTTCGATTCCAAATGGAGAAGTATCGACATCTGGTCCAGACGGTGAAATATCGACTTCGACTCCAGACGGTGAAAT CAGCCCAACGACTGATGCCCCAACCACAGAACCAGATCTAG TGAACTCAGAAACTGAAAATCATTTGTGCATCGTATCGCCTGGTAAAACATCGAAATGTTGTTCGTTATGTCCTATGTCAG AATCACCAAGCGGTTGTGACTGTAGTAAATGTCCACAAACTACACAAAGGACTGAAACTAGCG ACAATGATCTTACAACCGCTGATCCAAAAACTACGGCTGTTCCTACATCAAAAAATGATCAAACAGCGACAAGTTCGTTAGCTAGCACTAATTCTCCTCCAACAACATCTGCTCCATCAACAACTGCTGGTTCAACAACTGAAGATGAAGGAGAGCTGAATATATCACAGCAGGTTAGCAACACAGACTCGGAAGAAGATGAAGACGAGGGAGAGCTGAAAATATCGCAACAGTTTTAG
- the LOC119069641 gene encoding mitochondrial amidoxime reducing component 2-like — MHGTLSSIDSSRLAVTIAVGVGTATAIGLAYLYRKNLENLPPKRWRKVGEISDLICYPVKSCGSIRLKTAFCNELCLEDGHLRDRVFMAITPEGQFITARSQPKLVQIQPRIEGNKMILSAPGMMDHEIDFNRLHTITPIRVTVWQQYVSAVDCGEETAKWMSRFICSDDIGIRLMFYPGTTPTREVRPKNRHYSLLNTGNSGALHDASSYMMVNEGSLAELNSRLDEKVTAVQFRPNFVVKGPVAFEEDLWKWVRIGENVVFRNVKPCTRCIFTNIDPETAARHKEQEPLKTLREYRIIRENEPPAFGIHIAAVKFGSVAVGDSVYVEDDRN, encoded by the exons ATGCACG GTACCTTGTCTTCCATTGACTCTTCAAGATTAGCCGTTACGATCGCAGTAGGAGTGGGTACAGCAACAGCTATTGGGCTTGCCTACCTCTAtcgaaaaaatttagaaaatctaCCACCGAAAAG ATGGCGTAAGGTTGGCGAAATAAGCGATTTGATTTGTTATCCGGTAAAGTCATGCGGATCGATTCGCTTAAAGACCGCTTTCTGTAATGAATTGTGCCTTGAAGATGGACATTTGCGTGACCGAGTATTTATGGCCATCACGCCCGAGGGCCAGTTCATTACAGCCCGTTCGCAACCAAAATTGGTGCAAATTCAGCCCCGCATTGAGGGAAATAAGATGATTCTATCCGCACCGGGAATGATGGATcacgaaattgatttcaatcgTTTGCACACGATAACACCGATAAGGGTTACCGTTTGGCAGCAATATGTCAGTGCGGTTGATTGTGGCGAAGAGACAGCAAAATGGATGTCCAGATTTATATGCAGTGACGACATTGGCATCCGACTAATGTTCTATCCAGGTACGACACCGACGAGAGAGGTTCGTCCAAAAAATCGACACTACAGTCTGCTCAATACGGGTAATTCG GGAGCGTTACACGATGCGTCCAGTTACATGATGGTGAATGAGGGATCACTTGCTGAACTGAATTCTCGATTAGACGAAAAGGTAACGGCAGTTCAATTTCGACCGAACTTTGTTGTTAAAGGACCTGTAGCATTCGAAGAAGACTTGTGGAAATGGGTGCGGATCGGTGAAAATGTAGTGTTTCGTAACGTGAAACCGTGTACCAG ATGTATCTTTACCAACATTGATCCAGAAACAGCCGCCAGACATAAAGAGCAGGAGCCATTGAAAACATTGAGAGAGTACCGAATAATCCGAGAAAATGAGCCGCCTGCGTTTGGTATTCATATAGCGGCAGTAAAGTTTGGATCAGTAGCAGTGGGAGACTCGGTTTATGTGGAAGACGATCGAAATTGA